In the Euphorbia lathyris chromosome 5, ddEupLath1.1, whole genome shotgun sequence genome, one interval contains:
- the LOC136231067 gene encoding uncharacterized protein, producing the protein MSLETTPTLYRITGYPLSTSHLFPPFIHHRNLVRLQFSLSFRPTTHVNRQVTKIPAVLKTESAVTEEQPEPPVRIVAVVGEGSVSPLKYANWEEVMLHTAQRLKWVDEGYEMLVFTDNLCQSNDRREYLHKELIRADILLIVAVSSEESVKWIQANSKHIPNIICFDSSEKLANKLGGSYVRNETSGTVFDRIIQIPQAKKTDESVEVVKTVSEAWERRNSDDIRFCLLVIINAYIRPVPILKNLRSKGFSTLNCMVKNCGTQILNCLLDPSCRKALQCLNNCSPIDQVCNYRCIASYESPELEAFSLCVLQKNNCLELDAKIPEKPNVPPMVKFRGEKLCHETAEDLFVGWLGRLDWSWRVVAGQNPAYDQFPCQYQLFYRGKAKGSFWYEPVFQVRTLEGEMVWRRRKYRVKRGKVPATFYFSVLDNGVVSNEFWTIVDVADDLSWGLFHYHGAARAAGQSYTGAVLVSPNGGYPDEKERTRMVSALDKCGIKEWELFSVDNCSCYDPPLQIPEGSMLHSSFDIKEDQLKSATL; encoded by the exons ATGTCTCTGGAAACGACCCCAACTCTCTATCGGATTACCGGTTATCCGTTGAGCACTTCTCACCTTTTTCCTCCGTTCATCCACCACCGCAACTTAGTGCGGTTGCAATTTTCATTGTCGTTTCGCCCCACAACTCATGTTAATCGTCAAGTAACTAAAATTCCCGCGGTTTTGAAGACGGAAAGTGCAGTGACGGAGGAGCAACCGGAGCCTCCAGTGAGAATAGTCGCCGTCGTTGGTGAAGGAAGCGTCAGCCCTTTAAAATACGCCAATTGGGAGGAAGTCATGCTCCACACT GCTCAAAGACTAAAATGGGTGGATGAAGGGTATGAAATGCTCGTCTTTACCGACAATCTATGTCAATCAAATGACAGAAGAGAGTATCTGCACAAGGAATTGATCCGTGCTGATATATTGTTGATAGTTGCAGTTTCAAGTGAAGAATCAGTTAAGTGGATTCAGGCCAATAGTAAACATATTCCAAACATAATCTGCTTCGACTCCTCCGAGAAACTGGCAAACAAATTAGGAGGGTCTTATGTTCGCAATGAAACGAGTGGGACAGTATTTGACAGAATAATACAAATACCTCAGGCTAAGAAAACAGATGAGTCTGTGGAAGTAGTGAAAACTGTATCAGAAGCATGGGAGAGGCGCAATTCTGATGACATAAGATTCTGTTTATTGGTTATAATTAACGCGTATATCAGACCCGTACCGATCTTGAAAAACCTGAGATCAAAAGGTTTTTCTACCCTAAATTGCATGGTTAAGAACTGTGGGACTCAGATACTAAACTGCCTATTGGATCCTAGCTGCAGGAAAGCTCTACAGTGCTTGAACAACTGCAGCCCCATTGATCAGGTTTGTAATTATCGGTGCATTGCTTCTTACGAAAGTCCAGAACTGGAGGCGTTTTCTCTTTGTGTATTACAGAAGAACAATTGTCTTGAATTGGATGCAAAAATCCCTGAAAAACCTAATGTCCCTCCAATGGTTAAGTTCCGAGGGGAGAAGTTGTGTCATGAAACTGCTGAGGATCTTTTTGTAGGTTGGTTGGGGAGGCTGGACTGGAGTTGGCGTGTTGTGGCAGGACAAAACCCAGCTTATGACCAATTTCCATGTCAGTACCAGTTGTTTTATAGAGGCAAGGCAAAAGGATCGTTCTGGTACGAGCCAGTTTTCCAGGTTCGAACATTAGAAGGGGAAATGGTTTGGAGACGACGAAAATACCGTGTAAAGAGAGGCAAAGTTCCAGCAACATTCTACTTTAGTGTTTTAGATAATGGAGTCGTTTCAAACGAGTTTTGGACAATTGTGGATGTGGCAGACGATTTAAGCTGGGGTTTGTTTCATTATCATGGAGCTGCTCGAGCCGCAGGACAGTCATATACAGGTGCTGTTCTTGTAAGTCCAAATGGGGGTTACCCAGATGAAAAGGAGAGGACACGAATGGTTAGCGCCTTGGACAAGTGTGGGATCAAAGAATGGGAGTTGTTTAGTGTTGATAATTGCTCATGTTATGATCCCCCGCTACAAATCCCAGAGGGTTCGATGTTACATTCTTCATTTGATATTAAAGAGGATCAACTTAAATCAGCAACTTTGTAA